In Micromonospora sp. WMMA1363, a genomic segment contains:
- a CDS encoding SRPBCC family protein codes for MGGVVEHVDVSVPVRTAYDQWTQFEEFPHFMAGVQEVRQLSETLTHWTVEVAGVRREFDAEITEQLPDERVAWRSTGGTQHAGVVTFHRLDENSSRVTLQLEFEPHGAVEQAGDKLGVVDRRAKADLERFKQFIEERGQETGAWRGTVDRPQP; via the coding sequence ATGGGTGGCGTCGTGGAACACGTGGACGTGTCCGTTCCGGTGCGCACCGCGTACGACCAGTGGACCCAGTTCGAGGAGTTCCCGCACTTCATGGCGGGAGTGCAGGAGGTCCGCCAGCTCTCCGAAACGCTGACCCACTGGACCGTCGAGGTCGCCGGGGTACGGCGCGAGTTCGACGCCGAGATCACCGAGCAGCTCCCCGACGAGCGGGTCGCCTGGCGCTCGACCGGCGGCACCCAGCACGCCGGTGTGGTCACCTTCCACCGGCTGGACGAGAATTCCAGCCGGGTCACTCTCCAGCTCGAGTTCGAGCCACATGGCGCGGTCGAGCAGGCCGGCGACAAGCTCGGCGTGGTGGACCGGCGGGCGAAGGCCGACCTGGAACGGTTCAAGCAGTTCATCGAGGAACGCGGTCAGGAGACCGGCGCCTGGCGGGGCACGGTCGACCGCCCTCAGCCGTGA
- a CDS encoding aldehyde dehydrogenase family protein: protein MYTVAQLIGGVWGAGGEGGELVVHDPADGAPVSSVPVATADEVGKAVEAARGAAAEWAATTPAERAAALHRAADAVAAVADELARATTAEMGKPVADARGGVDAGIGTLRHYAELAPVRGGRTLHGAHHAMDFMLPQPRGVVAAITPWNDPVAVSCGLLGAALVTGNVVLYKPSERTPATGWLLARALDEALPAGVLSLLTGGSEVGAALAAQHVDVVAHVGSTATGRAIAAATARTGAKALLENGGSDPLVVDGDVDPVWAAGQAAVGAFANAGQICVAVERIYVHRDVAEDFVDSLVERARALPTGPGGDPATELGPLVDRRHRDHVHGQVTAAVAEGARIRTGGTLPDGPGAFYPATVVTDCRHDMTLVREETFGPVAPVVVVDSFSEALRCAADSPYGLAATVLTGSMNRAQRAWRDLPVGTVKVNAVFGGAPGGAAHPRRGSGKGFGYGPELLDEFTATKVVHIEAPGGGHW, encoded by the coding sequence GTGGAGGCGGCGCGCGGCGCTGCGGCGGAGTGGGCGGCGACCACCCCGGCGGAGCGCGCCGCCGCGCTGCACCGGGCGGCGGACGCGGTGGCCGCGGTCGCCGACGAGCTGGCCCGGGCCACCACCGCCGAGATGGGCAAGCCTGTCGCAGACGCGCGCGGTGGCGTCGACGCGGGAATCGGCACCCTGCGCCACTACGCGGAACTCGCCCCGGTACGCGGCGGGCGGACCCTGCACGGCGCTCACCACGCGATGGACTTCATGCTCCCCCAGCCCCGCGGCGTGGTCGCCGCGATCACCCCGTGGAACGACCCGGTTGCCGTCTCCTGCGGCCTGCTCGGCGCCGCCCTGGTCACCGGCAACGTGGTGCTGTACAAGCCGAGCGAGCGGACACCGGCCACCGGCTGGCTGCTGGCGAGGGCACTCGATGAGGCACTGCCGGCGGGGGTGCTGTCACTGCTGACCGGCGGGTCCGAGGTGGGCGCCGCGCTGGCCGCGCAGCACGTCGACGTGGTCGCCCACGTCGGGTCGACCGCCACCGGCCGGGCCATCGCCGCCGCGACGGCCCGGACCGGCGCGAAGGCTTTGTTGGAGAACGGCGGCAGCGACCCACTCGTCGTGGATGGCGACGTGGATCCGGTCTGGGCGGCCGGGCAGGCTGCGGTCGGCGCGTTCGCCAACGCCGGCCAGATCTGCGTCGCGGTGGAGCGGATCTACGTGCACCGGGACGTGGCCGAGGACTTCGTCGACTCCCTGGTGGAGCGGGCGCGGGCGTTGCCGACCGGCCCGGGCGGCGACCCGGCGACCGAACTCGGCCCGCTCGTCGACCGGCGGCACCGGGACCACGTGCACGGGCAGGTCACCGCGGCGGTCGCGGAGGGTGCCCGGATCCGTACCGGCGGTACACTCCCCGACGGCCCGGGCGCCTTCTACCCGGCGACCGTGGTCACGGACTGCCGGCACGACATGACCCTCGTCCGTGAGGAGACCTTCGGCCCGGTCGCCCCGGTCGTGGTGGTCGACTCGTTCTCCGAGGCGCTGCGGTGCGCCGCGGATTCACCGTACGGACTGGCGGCGACGGTGCTGACCGGCTCGATGAACCGCGCCCAGCGGGCCTGGCGGGATCTTCCGGTCGGTACGGTCAAGGTCAACGCGGTGTTCGGCGGCGCGCCGGGCGGTGCCGCGCACCCCCGCCGCGGCAGCGGCAAGGGCTTCGGCTACGGCCCGGAACTCCTCGACGAGTTCACCGCCACCAAGGTGGTCCACATCGAGGCACCCGGCGGCGGCCACTGGTAG
- a CDS encoding ChaB family protein has translation MPGREDMPSTLRRSPEKAQRTWEKTHDSAVQTYGEGERSHRTAFAAVKHEFEKVGDHWEPKGRKGPSDRQAAGGGPQRRAATAGGVDANASKDHLMGVARELDVQGRSKMTKPELVEAIQKANTRATVAARSRRG, from the coding sequence ATGCCCGGGCGCGAGGACATGCCCAGCACGCTGCGACGCTCCCCGGAGAAGGCACAGCGCACCTGGGAGAAGACGCACGACTCGGCGGTGCAGACGTACGGCGAGGGGGAGCGGTCGCACCGTACCGCGTTCGCAGCGGTCAAGCACGAGTTCGAGAAGGTGGGCGACCACTGGGAGCCGAAGGGCCGGAAGGGTCCGAGCGACCGGCAGGCCGCCGGCGGCGGCCCGCAGCGCCGGGCGGCCACCGCCGGGGGCGTGGACGCCAACGCCAGCAAGGACCACCTGATGGGGGTCGCGCGCGAGCTCGACGTCCAGGGCCGGTCAAAGATGACCAAGCCTGAGCTGGTCGAGGCGATCCAGAAGGCCAACACCCGCGCGACGGTGGCGGCCCGCTCCCGCCGAGGGTAG
- a CDS encoding DUF6401 family natural product biosynthesis protein — translation MRVPFNQATPRSAVGSARSTLATLADALGADGLAAATTRPGLLALVDQHAAAIRESLDGDRRPLTVAALAGYAEGVRAAALEHDWQPPSGPVDWSTPDWPLTRLLAVSALARSLGAPRPAPLPPV, via the coding sequence ATGCGCGTGCCGTTCAACCAGGCCACCCCCCGTTCCGCCGTCGGCTCCGCCCGGTCGACGCTGGCCACCCTGGCCGATGCCCTGGGCGCCGACGGGCTGGCCGCGGCCACCACCCGGCCGGGGCTGCTCGCACTGGTCGACCAGCACGCCGCCGCGATCCGGGAGAGCCTCGACGGCGACCGCCGCCCGTTGACCGTCGCCGCCCTGGCCGGCTACGCCGAAGGGGTCCGCGCCGCCGCGCTCGAGCACGACTGGCAGCCACCGTCCGGTCCGGTCGACTGGTCCACGCCGGATTGGCCACTCACCCGTCTGCTCGCGGTCTCCGCGCTGGCACGGTCCCTGGGCGCCCCGCGGCCCGCGCCGCTGCCTCCGGTCTGA
- a CDS encoding DUF2795 domain-containing protein — protein MERGSSKHGPRVDEQMNQEVSGLVQGPGAGGSRVEESRQPEPAGEDQPEPKTVTAGALRSGNPQGMSSDDVEERSRLGRFITLSALPGDREALVANARNNDAPADIIAELERLPAETRYQTISEVWAALGHKNETIRW, from the coding sequence ATGGAACGTGGCAGCAGCAAGCACGGACCGAGGGTCGACGAGCAGATGAACCAGGAGGTCAGCGGCCTCGTTCAGGGGCCGGGGGCCGGCGGCTCGCGAGTCGAGGAGTCCCGGCAGCCGGAGCCGGCGGGCGAGGACCAGCCGGAGCCCAAGACCGTGACGGCCGGAGCGCTGCGCAGCGGCAACCCACAGGGGATGAGCTCCGACGACGTCGAGGAGCGCAGCCGGCTCGGGCGGTTCATCACGCTGTCGGCCCTGCCCGGCGACCGCGAGGCCCTCGTCGCCAACGCGCGGAACAACGACGCGCCGGCCGACATCATCGCCGAGCTGGAGCGCCTGCCCGCGGAAACCCGGTACCAGACGATCTCGGAGGTCTGGGCCGCCCTCGGCCACAAGAACGAGACGATCCGCTGGTGA